In the genome of Arabidopsis thaliana chromosome 4, partial sequence, the window GCAGAGGTATGGGGTTTGCTTGAAGTTGGAGATATcctttttaatcatttattaaGCTCTTCGTGCTTCCCTAAAAAGCCTCCCCAAAATTTTAGgtgtacttcccaaataaatCCCTAGCTCTTTTGTGCCTTTTCTCTATTAATCTACTTGCTTTTTATTAATggaaattaatataattacttTCATATGACTATATTGAAGAAACAACGTTTTAACTTATAAACGATTAtcaattgttattttgttgCACCATTGGTATATGGTTCGGTTTTGTTGTCAATGATGGTTCAAATTATTAAGATATATTGATGTTACCGAAcgatattttatatatctagGGTAAACATTTCGTTTTTCCCACGTAGAAAGCACAAATCCATTAAACGATAGAAAAATATTCAGCAGaagctaagaaaaaaaaatgttatctgacaaagaagaaaagacttGTGATTGCTTATTGGGAAATAAATTCTGgtattaccaaaaaaaagaagagagagtaggtgtttcttaatttcttaaaatacttttaaaaagattgtttaatgtttttcaTCATATGAAACTGATCGTATTCAAATGTTTTTCAACTTTAGTTTTTACCTCAAATTACCCATGTACTTATGGTCATTCTCCTTACAAGAAAATCGCTTTACATCCAAAATACACACATGCATGTGTATTATTCAgttatattcaaacaaaatcgaGCTTAAGTTCTAGGAAATCatttgtttgagttttgtaTGCATATACATGTGGTTTtgtcattattattttagaataaGAAGAGCTATCGTAGAACCATTTTTGGTTACACTTGACCAACACGAATAATTGAGGCCACTAAGAGCCTTTTGTGATTCTTCCAAGTGCATTAATCTCTAATGGAGTCTTAATGCATGAGCTAATTTGTCCATTTCCCACCATACACCTAATTAACGAAATATATAAGTTAATACaatctttaattaataatagaaTTAGACCAAGACCAACTGGATGATGACTTTCGGACGCGAAATCGGTGATTAGCTTGCCATAATGCGTTTTTACGTCCGAAGTCCCCACAATTATAACTTTATGCCTTGAAAACCAAACCCTCCACTTTAAATTAATCaagtaattaaattaataaatgtcGTTAGCttgttaattttgtaattaaatatacaaatatataattgtcGGCCTCTAAGACGGAGCTTTGGATGCTACACGACAAAAACCTGAATGCTTCTCTGAACTTTTTAATCGTTTTTTTAGTGAacttaattcaaaattttgattttaattacTTCGATTATAAGGAAAATATAAGgtgatattttagttttttgaaagatttaattaatattgatgatattttcaTGGGGAAAAACATATCGAGCAcaatttttcaataaacatGTGATTTAAGGCAATAAACATTACTAGCCAAGATAAATGATTTCTTTATTCATTTAAATAGTGTAAAACGGTGTAATTAAACATCATAACACATACTTAATTCTGAAATTAGTAATGTTAAACCCCATTAAAGTGTGACATAATTATAATAACATGAAGattattcaaaacaatatGAAGTTGGATACtgtaatacaaaaaaagaatagaaaaatcGATGCATTTTTATATTGATACTTTCCTTGTGTAATACTATAAAcctacaaattttaaaaccatttttgatTAAGAAAGGTTGGTATATTAAAAATTTCCACGATatcataatgtttttattatgCAATCATTATGCAATGAACacctttcttattttttaggACTTATACATAAATTGTTATGTCTTTTATGCACACACCCACgtaataatagtaatatagtagtagtttttaaaatatccaCCCAtttattagttaaagaataacGTGAGTtgtatacaaaaattatttaatcaaTGATCTATCAACAAAGGGaagatttcatatatatatagttagttGACAAATGTTACTATTTGTGTAAAAGTAATCTTAGTTTAAAGTAATTTTTAATGGTTCAATATTCACATGCTTGAAAACACTTTCCCTAATCAGTACTTGTGAAAACAATAGTACGCACACACTTAATAACTAGGTTAACCTAATGAATCATTTTTATAGTTATTGGGAAAAATTAAACGAGATTGTCAAATCCTAAAAACTTCGTGTACCGCAATACGATGTTTATTATCTTCTCGTCATTCTATCCCGGAGATGTATAAGATCACTTCACACATTTAtatttcagtaattttttaCCATTATATATAGTGAATAATAAATGTTAGAATTTGAAACTATTATAGAATAAAAGGTTCAAATGTAATTTAAACATCGAATAAATaagaatattaagaaaatctaACATAACCTTGATTacttgtgttttcttcttctagcaccaaagaaaaatttaGTGTGAAAAGATATGTAATCAATTCCCACTAATAGAGGAAATTGATTATGTtcacatataatatttgtacctttttttttcctttatactATGCATAGATCTAACATTAATCACTTCTTTGGTTATTTTTCTGATGACATAaatttacatatgtttttttttttttgcttttccaagtatatatagatattatttGTAATGGGCTTTATTCCAACTTTCATTTACTATGATATTGTCCTTTTTGAGCTTATATCTTCAAGCCCGCAAAGATTTGTTATTGGGTTCCTTTCCAAAAGACCTCATACTAGTTGGAGTTGGACTTgacttatatattaaaaactctttttctaaaCTTTCGATGTGGGACATTTGGTTTGTACCCAACAATTTGTAGctgttttttacatttaaatattCTCAAAAATACAGAGAGCATGgaatttaaatacatatacTGTAATAAACttacattttcaaattcaaactaaTAAAGCTGAAAAAAAGTAGTGTAAACTTTGTGGCACATGTTTTGTCAAACtgatgttttagttttatatcaCCCCATTACATGTATATTCGTCATAGTCTTTCAGTTTTGTTACGtttttaaatatcttataacgtattaatttttaataactttaaaataaactatctaacaaaaaataaaaaaatagaattagtGTCCGTGTGCTTATTTTACCTGCAAGTACGGGCATGAAGGCAAGGGATTTGATAGATAGCCAATACGAACACGCATCACGTGCTTTTCTAAACGCTTCGATCACTCTGAAGACGCCACGTGTAAAAATCTAGCCAAATAGAGTCAGAACTTACCATGTGGGCACGTGCGATTCCCGCAGCTCTAACATCTATGTATGCCTCCATGACTCCATGTGATCATTTGAGCcaatctaaatatattttgcgTATTCTTTTTCAGTATACACACATTGGATACgaattgattttaaattttttacaCATGATAgattgttttgtaaatataataatactaatattatGTCATCGAAATGCACCAAGTCGTTGTTTATGATAAGATCATTAATGGACCGATTAGGTCTTAATTAaccaatattttgtttcacgGAAAGCAATATGACAAAGCACGTATTAATTAGTGAATAAACAATAGCCAATAGCTTGGAGACATGAAATACAATAATGAACCGAATCACACAAGACTTAgtctatattattttctgaaaCATGAAATCATCATGTTAGTTTTACAGTCAAGAAAACAATGCGtctataaatttatttcaaatcaaaatcttatatagtaaatgttgacaaaagaaaatcttatatTACATATGATCaggattttttcttttcatcaagTATCTgttaaatagataaatatagaGAAAGATGTGATGGGCGGCCAAAGGTCGTCGTCCGGGAGAAGCGGTCGTTTGATAGCTGCAAAAGGATTCTCTTTGCTCCCAAAAAGCTTCGCTGGCAAAACGTCATTGTTTGCTTCTCCCTTAATCTATCTTTCCTTTATTCTCAACTTCAATACAataatatagttatatacaTACAAACGTTTTGACCCAATGAGATATACAAGTACCAACAttggtatatatgtttaactCGGAGATGCATATTATCGGGTTAAGCTTTTTTCAACATCGTTCGTCTAATGTTTGTGATGGATAAACTcgaaaaattatatatgctTATAATTAACTTATGATATTAAAATGACTGGAATTATTGAAACTTTTAACCCAATTTTAATTAGCACTTAAATTTGTACACTCAttgtcaattaattttggattaaaatcATATAGTGTTCctataaacaaacatattttatcaCTGATCATGATGAAGTTTTTTTCgcattttaaacaaaaataaaataaaaagagcgTTAAAAGGCCTAAATTACGTACTTGTCCAACGGCCCATTGAAAGCAAACGCAAGGATCCATAATGACCTTTATTTGGGCTGAGATTTATCATTGTACTGTAATTTGACTATTTTCCAAGGAAAATTAAGTccctttttatgtttttatttatttgaaaaacatgACAAAACAAATGCAATCCACATGGTCCAACGAAAGAGCGATCTAGTTGAAATCTAACTAAGTTCCCAACGAAACCACTGTTAATGTAACTTTACATGGCAAATATCTTTCGGATATCAAGGCCCATCACTTTCAGCTcttctgtttttcatttttttcccaaaatttGTATTGTTTAATATTCCTAGATTTCAAAttgtaataaaattttcatttggcataagaaaaaaaaataatatctttttctacatagaaaataatatatataatatgagtTCATACACCATACATGTGtgtctatatacatatatatagttttgtaatGTATGTATATCTCGAATTGTAGCCATATGTAGGATgattatctaaaatatatgGTCATAATGTCACAGTGTAAAGCTACTCTAGTCATTTGTCAGATTCTAACAAGAGAATCTTAGTAATGATCACGCAAAGCTAAGATCTTTGCTTCACCATTTAAAGCAAACAAACTTTGTCTTAACCTTACATAGGACATCAAAGTCACAACCAACTTTTTCCTCTGTAAATCTTCAcctatttatataaaatgcacactatttttttatttataattggGCTTCCTATATTAATTAAATGCATAGCAATCTATGATTTAATGTCTTTTTGTAACAAAGTACCAACGAAGATAGAAGAACACACCTAAAAGTGTAGAGTTCTATAAAGACGTAAAGTTTATGTAAATTTCTGAAAGTAGCTAAATATATGTAAGtaattaatagaaaatgagatttcatttttacttttctaaCATATATAAGTTACTAAAATATGTTTGCACTGGatttaatagaaagaaagtatattatatttgcaaattttgaattatacaTGTGATAATCAAAATGTGTGTGCTCTTACACTCAGTAAAATTTATTATGGtaaaatttctttcatttactgaaaatgatattttgaagATAAGTGACCTatctatgtatatatttcGGGTCcatctttatatttattattgaaTTTACATCATTATCCACCAAccccatcttcttcttattcttcatcttctactgagatttctctttttttttcaaaaaaaactcatccTTGAATGAACGGTGGTGCATGGATGTGGAACCctaacaaaattgaagaattggaggatgatgatgaatcttgGGAAGTCAAAGCCTTTGAGCAAGACACTAAAGGCAACATCTCTGGTACCACTTGGCCTCCAAGATCTTACACTTGCAATTTCTGCCGCCGTGAGTTCCGTTCTGCTCAAGCCTTAGGCGGTCACATGAATGTCCACCGCCGTGACCGCGCCTCATCTAGGGCTCATCAAGGTTCCACCGTTGCGGCTGCGGCTAGAAGCGGCCACGGGGGGATGTTACTCAATTCTTGTGCTCCGCCGTTGCCTACAACGACACTTATAATACAATCCACGGCGAGTAACATTGAAGGTTTGTCCCATTTCTACCAACTGCAAAACCCTAGTGGCATTTTTGGTAATTCTGGTGACATGGTGAATCTTTATGGTACGACTTCGTTTCCTCCGAGCAACCTTCCGTTTTCAATGTTGAATTCTCCAGTAGAAGTTCCTCCTCGGCTTATTGAATATTCGACAGGAGATGATGAGAGCATTGGCTCGATGAAAGAAGCGACAGGAACATCAGTGGATGAGCTTGATCTTGAACTTCGGCTAGGGCACCATCCACCGTgacatttcattttcatgacCCACTCGAGGCTTTCACATTAATATCTATTCATACACAGGTTCTTTAAATCTTAATTTACATGTTGTTGTTAAATTCTGAATTCAATTTGGCTTGAATTGTGTATCACAATTAAATTCATTCGATTTCATGCTTTGGTTCCTTGATTTCAGAGCGTAAGTTTACAAGTATATGTTTACTTAATTTGATTGGTTAGATCgaaatatatacaatgaaCCCTGCATTATATGATTTGTATATActtatattaaatttcatcTCAGAAATCCCATAGAACCCATATATGTATTGATTACTAttgctttttatatattctgtCTTTATCATTACTTGGTTTAGTAatgattttcttgaaaagtAACAAGGCTCTTTGAATTCAAATTTCCGTTTGATGGagaaaatttacaattaaCGAACATTATCAGTAGTTTGTTTCAAATGctcaaaactttcaaattattaaaagcGTCtacacatttaaaaaaaaaaaaaaaaaccattccTCAACAGAAGATAAGAagccaatatttttttacatatttcgTAGAAGGCAAATTTGTTCTTACTATTTCCATATgctttagggttttggagTATTGGAATGATGAAGAGATATGCGTTGAACtgagttttaatttattcCATTCGTTTTATACTTCTATTACTCCATGTCATGTTAAGTAGTTTGTACATGCattattttgatttagtttctgattaaatatttaactatatatcttttttgaACGATTTATGGATATCTTGTCATAATTAGTTTTCTAATGCTCAGGCGACTCAGAAGTATCATTCGTGACAGAGAatctggtttttctttttctaactAAAGTTCTCTAATATATCTGATATTTAATGCCTTTTTTATCACGATGTAGGGGAGAAACTTGAATTAATCCTGGTCTTATCCCCGACTTTAGCTAAGAGATCAATTCAAAAACTTGATTGAATAAGTTCTTGTAAGTTTATGCATTTCACAAATAATATGTGATGTACGTTGCTTCTACAATAAGGGTGTAACTATATATCTCGATATTAAATACTTTCAATTCAGTCTAATTCTAAAAAATACGTAGAACAAAGAAACGTCACAATAATAAATAGAGGGCCTAAATTAGGGTAAAGGCAATTGGAATccaaaaaatggaagaagatttgAGGACCACCTGAAAATGGAAGAAGGGATAGAGAAGGCATGTGAGTTCTTTTTAATTCGTTGCATGTTTCTTCTTACTCAGATCTATTTCTGTCTCCACAACCATTCTtttattcatttcttttcgtttttttcatttttttcttcaatgtaGTACTCTCTTTATATTAAACTACAACCCGAATATTAGTACAACTAGACTAGCTACAATAAATTgtgaaattcaaaaacatttaaaactaggcaattagatatatatatatatatatatatatgtgttgtaaacagagaaagagatagaggaAATCAGTGTATTATTCCATTGAGATAAAGGgttctttatataggagtacaaggaaagggtaaaaccctagaaacatcTCGATGATGGGCTTAGATAATGGGCCTTATAATGGGCATCtatctttattcataacactCCCCTTGATGACCATTATAGTATCATAACTCGTAAAGTATTTGAAATgctgcctcattaaaaaccttaccAGGAAAACCCAATGGGAAAAACTATGgttaagggaaaaagagtgcaaCATACAATTACTCCCCCTTATGAGTATATTCGTCGAGATCTTTGAGACGGCGTAATCCGATACGATAGACTAACTTCTTGAAAGTAGCAGTAGGTAGCGCCTTGGTGAATAAGTCAGCCAGATTATCATTCGAACGGATCTGTAGAACTCGTACATCGCCGCTCTTTTGTAGATCGTGTGTGTAGAAGAATTTTGGTAGGATGTGCTTTGTTCTATCGCCTTTGATGTATCCGTCTTTGAGTTGTGTGATGCATGCTGCATTGTCTTCGTACATAATTGTTGGAGTCTTTTTCCCTGCATACATACCACAGTCTTCTTGTATATGGTGAACTATGGATCTTAGCCATACACACTCGCGGCTAGCTTCATGAATTGGTAAAATCTCTGCATCATTAGAAGATGTGACAGAGAATAAACAGTATTTGAGAATAAGTCTGCCaaatcttctcttgaacaaatttCTGGATAAAGTACAACGCCATTCTTCTGCtgctcatgaatcttttagatgattcatcttgaccatcttatttatttctctaaatatcATTAGTGTATGATATTCATTTGGATGATTGATAGAATTTTCTAATATTCATCAAGTGTATTATTTGCGTGTTCTTTAATGTCTTGTTAAAAACTTTGTCATAGAAAAATCATGTGGGATAAAAACTATGATAAGGAAAAAGGGTACATCCACGCATATCATTCAATCTCCCCCTcggaaacatcttcttcaggagatgattttcaatcaaatacaatATCTCGTTGGAATTAATAACCATAATCTtaatgatcaaaattatatggttttcatatagacatataaatatcattatctaGTGATATTTTATCATAGATTATTGTCATCGTATTACTTATGATAACTTTGTAGgagttttaatgattttcaaaacaaatattagtttgatcaatatattttgacaaactcaacataaatatacatttatatgattatatgtcatgttacatatttcttcttttttttttttttttttttattcgatCGAGTAGAGTTCTAGAGAACATAATtctcatataattaatccttcagagattatatctttcaagaatttcatataaatgtcatATCCAGTGTTACGTCTCTTATTGCCAGACTTTAATACATTTCTTCATAATACATCCACCACAAGAGAATATATCTCTTcataatacatttcttatctttgtgaaaatctcattaatttcACTATTCTTTCACATAAAGACTCATTTATTTTCCACTGGTTTTACACATCATGTGCATAGACTACTAGTCCAAATATCTCTACtagagattataattatatgtctatttcttcttttccatttttggctAATCATTACTTTGTGTACACTTTTcaatagactttctttcatgatCCTCCTTTTTGTCTATAATATCAACTGCTCATAGCATGCAAATATATTACGACGtcgatttgcttttgattccattatattttgacatgacATAGCTAGCTAGATCTCTTCATTGTCAAGTActtgaatgtttcatttgtcatGTTTATGTCTCTTTTAGTGATCATTCACTCTCTTCTAGAGATCATTCACTCTCttcaagagatcatcaaaatatttatttcctcaatttggtcatttttaatttttgtgcTCCTTCACTTTTACGaggatatttatatttggaacCAAGGTCCTATTACGCTTCATGCGATCTTAAGACTCAATAGCAGTTTGAAATTGGGCCTTACAGGACACTCATTATATTCTGGAGCATTTAATTTACAACTGGTATAAGTGACTTCATCACTTTATTTGGGTCAGCAAATGCGTCTGGCAATTACAAC includes:
- a CDS encoding C2H2 and C2HC zinc fingers superfamily protein, coding for MNGGAWMWNPNKIEELEDDDESWEVKAFEQDTKGNISGTTWPPRSYTCNFCRREFRSAQALGGHMNVHRRDRASSRAHQGSTVAAAARSGHGGMLLNSCAPPLPTTTLIIQSTASNIEGLSHFYQLQNPSGIFGNSGDMVNLYGDDESIGSMKEATGTSVDELDLELRLGHHPP
- a CDS encoding C2H2 and C2HC zinc fingers superfamily protein (C2H2 and C2HC zinc fingers superfamily protein; FUNCTIONS IN: sequence-specific DNA binding transcription factor activity, zinc ion binding, nucleic acid binding; INVOLVED IN: regulation of transcription; LOCATED IN: intracellular; EXPRESSED IN: 8 plant structures; EXPRESSED DURING: 7 growth stages; CONTAINS InterPro DOMAIN/s: Zinc finger, C2H2-like (InterPro:IPR015880), Zinc finger, C2H2-type (InterPro:IPR007087); BEST Arabidopsis thaliana protein match is: zinc-finger protein 10 (TAIR:AT2G37740.1); Has 1054 Blast hits to 1054 proteins in 39 species: Archae - 0; Bacteria - 0; Metazoa - 0; Fungi - 0; Plants - 1054; Viruses - 0; Other Eukaryotes - 0 (source: NCBI BLink).); translated protein: MNGGAWMWNPNKIEELEDDDESWEVKAFEQDTKGNISGTTWPPRSYTCNFCRREFRSAQALGGHMNVHRRDRASSRAHQGSTVAAAARSGHGGMLLNSCAPPLPTTTLIIQSTASNIEGLSHFYQLQNPSGIFGNSGDMVNLYGTTSFPPSNLPFSMLNSPVEVPPRLIEYSTGDDESIGSMKEATGTSVDELDLELRLGHHPP